The following coding sequences lie in one Pontibacter sp. G13 genomic window:
- a CDS encoding nucleotidyl transferase AbiEii/AbiGii toxin family protein — translation MENRTINIAVVAEVAEALQEIKQEMVFVGGAVVSLYTDDPAADEIRPTQDIDMTLNIVNLHHWEKVQAQLGALGFHPDPHGHAICSYKYKDIPVDIMATEDGPLGPANRWYKIGFEKLWTAKAKDQEINILSAPCYLATKFEAFKDRGSDYRTSHDIEDIVYVLDNRINIAEEIANDDERIISFLKTELQIIGKKGLMQEVLMAHIHPLMLDERLPIVEEKITQILNS, via the coding sequence TTGGAGAATAGAACCATCAATATTGCCGTAGTAGCTGAAGTAGCAGAGGCGCTTCAAGAGATTAAGCAGGAGATGGTGTTTGTTGGTGGTGCTGTGGTAAGTTTGTATACAGACGACCCAGCTGCCGATGAAATTCGTCCTACACAAGATATTGATATGACCTTGAATATTGTAAACCTGCATCATTGGGAAAAGGTACAGGCACAATTAGGAGCACTAGGCTTTCATCCCGATCCTCATGGCCATGCCATTTGCAGTTACAAATACAAAGATATTCCGGTAGATATTATGGCTACCGAAGATGGTCCTCTGGGGCCGGCCAACCGTTGGTACAAAATTGGTTTTGAAAAGCTGTGGACAGCAAAAGCAAAAGATCAAGAGATAAACATATTATCGGCGCCTTGTTATTTAGCCACCAAATTTGAAGCTTTTAAGGATAGAGGATCAGATTATCGAACCAGTCATGATATTGAAGACATTGTTTATGTGTTGGATAACCGTATAAACATCGCAGAAGAAATTGCAAATGATGATGAACGCATTATAAGTTTTTTAAAAACGGAATTACAAATCATTGGCAAGAAAGGCTTAATGCAAGAAGTCTTAATGGCACATATCCACCCATTAATGTTAGACGAACGATTACCTATCGTAGAAGAAAAAATCACCCAAATACTAAACAGCTAA